Below is a genomic region from Oncorhynchus masou masou isolate Uvic2021 unplaced genomic scaffold, UVic_Omas_1.1 unplaced_scaffold_6262, whole genome shotgun sequence.
cctcctctacagcgctgctggagtctcctgtccagcactatcagagcctttctcctctccagcgctgctggagcctcctgcctgttcggagcagcctgagctgccagtctgcaaggagctgccagtctgcatggagctgccagtctgcaaggagctgccagtctgcaaggagctgccagtctgcatggagcagccagagctgccagtctacatggagcagctagagctgccagtctgcatggagcagccagagctgtcagtctgcttggagcagccagagctgccagtctgcatggagctgccagtctgcatggagctgccagtctgcatggagctgccagtctgcaaggagctgccagtctgcatggagctgccagtctgcaaggagctgccagtctgcaaggagctgccagtctgcaaggagctgccagtcggcaaggagctgccaaaactgttagtctgcatggaacagtcagagctgtcagtctgcaagaagccgccagagctgtcaatctgcatggagcagccagagccgccagtcagcatggagcagccagagccgtcagtcagcatgaagcagccagagccgtcagtctgctaggatccgccagtcagccagacgcttccagatccgccagtcaaccagactcttccagatctgccagtcagccagactcttccagatccgccagtcagccagactcttccagatctgccagtcagccagactcttccagatctgccagtcagccagactcttccagatctgccagtcagccagactcttccagatctgccagtcagccagactcttccagatctgccagtcagccagactcttccagatctgccagtcagccagactcttccagatctgccagtcagccagactcttccagatctgccagtcagccagactcttccagatctgccagtcagccagactcttccagatctgccagtcagccagactcttccagatctgccagtcagccagactcttccagatctgccagtcagccagattcttccagatctgccagtcaaccagactcttccagatttgctagtcaaccagactcttccagatctgctagtaaaccagactcttccagatctgctagtcaaccagactcttccagatccgcgagtcaaccagactcttccagatccgccagtcagccaggatctgccagaactgccagctagccaggatctgccggattcaactgcctggctgggcttcctctcagtgctgggcttcctttccgtgctgggcttcctctcagtgctgggcttcctctgttccATGCTGCCactctgtctcgagctgcccttctgtcccgagctgcccctctgtctcgagctacccctcagtccagtggggttctgggtgaggactactaggccatggtcggcggcgagggtggattatcccaggacgcgtaggggaggaactatgacattaatggagtggggtccacgtcccgagccggaaccgccaccatggacagacgcccacccggaccctccctatggttttgaggtgcgtccgggagtccgcaccttagggggggagttctgtcacgccttggtcttaatattttgtgtttttagttaattagttggtcaggccagggtgtgacatgggtttctgttattgtgttgtcgtattgtttttttgtaggcattgggattgtggttgattaggggtgtgtttagtttaggtttggctgcctgaggcggttctcaatcagagtcaggtgattcttgttgtctctgatggggaaccgtatttagttagcctgggtttcactgtgtatttcgtgggttattgttcctgtctctgtgtagtgttcaccagataggctgtaataggtttcacgttccgtttgttgtttttttgtatttataagttatttcatgtaccgcgattcattcattaaaaaacatgagtaaccaacacgctgcatttcggtccgactctctatcgacaaacgaagaacgccgttacactgtaCATCTGAGTGGCTGGAAATCGAGAAATTATGTGACTCAACAAGAAGAAAaataaactgtattatgaagccaagatcaatgatataaagattGATAGAAAAAAACTTGAGTACTTTGAATGACATAATggacagaaagacaaattcaactcacgatctttcatcgaatcagatggcttttttcattaatatggttgaatcaggaaactatcatttcgaaaataaaaagtttattatttcagtgaaatacggaactgttctgtattttatctaatgggcggcatccctaagtctaaatattcttgttacattgcacaaccttcaatgttatgtcataattacgtaaaattctggcaaattagttcgcaatgagccaggcagcccaaactgttgcctataccctgactctgcgtgcaatgaacgcaagagaaatgacacaatttcacctggttaatattgcctgctaacctggattagtagttataactagtctagtgattatgattgattgtttttaataagatatgtttaatgctagctagcaacttaccttggcttctactgcatttgcgtaacaggcaggctcctcgtggagtgcaatggttagagcgttggactagttaactgtacggttgcaagattgaatcaccTTAGCTGACAagatgaaaatctgtcgttctgcccctgaacaaggcagttaacccaccgttcctaggctgtcattgagaataagaatgagttcttaactgacttgcctagttaaattaaggtataattatttattttttttaaatcggaaatcggcgcccaaaaataccgatttccgattgttatgaaaacttgaaatcggccctaattaaatcggccattccgatgaatCGGTCAACGTCTAAAATCAACTCTAAACAAAGAGTTgcttttggaatgggtggccagaaATAAACTGGCCCTGAACAtatctaaaactaagagcattgtatttggtacaaatcattccctaagttctagtcctcagctgaatctggtaatgaatagTGTGActgttgagcaagttgaggaggctaaattacttggtgttaccttagaatgtaaactgtcatggtcaaaacatatagattcaatggttgtaaagatgtaAAATTgtaaagatggagagaggtctGTCTCTGACACCACACAACGCAGactctagttttatcttatcttgattattgtccagtcgtagtcaattgctgcaaagaagGACCTAGTTAAGATGCAGGTggctcagaacagagcagcatgttTTGGCTCTTCATTGTACTCGGAGGGCTAATATCAATACTATACATGCCAGTCACTCTTGGGGTTCAGGAAAGACTGACTGCaatcacttcttgtttttataagaaacgtgttggaaattccaaattgtttgcatagtcagcTTACACACAGCATTGACACAGACACTTACCCCACCAGgtattttcacagtccccaggtccagaacaaattcaagaaaatgtACAGTGTTACACAGAGCcatgattgcatggaactcccttccgtctcatattgctcaagtgaaaaacaaacctggtttcaaacaaccaataaagcaacacctctcccccatgtgacctactttttgtatgtatttttattttaattccacctttatttaaccaggtaggccagttgagaacaagttctcatttgcaattgcgacctggccaagataaagcgaagcaattcgacacatacaacaacacagagttacacatggagtgaaacaaacatacagtcaataatacagtagaaaaaaataagtctatatacaatgtgagcaaatgaggtgagataagggaggtaaaggcaaaaaaggccatggtggcgaggtaaatgcaatatagcaagtaaaacactggaatggtagatttgcagaggAGGaaagtgcaaagtagaaataatggggtgcaatggagcaaaatcattgatgtatacagagaagagagtcagaccgaggattgaaccctgtggcacccccatagagactgccagaggtccggacaacaggccctccgatttgacacactgaactctatcagagaagtagttggtgaaccagggtaggcaatcatttgagaaaccaaggctgtcgagtctgccaataagaatgtggtgattaacagagtcgaaagccttggccaggtcgatgaatacggctgcgcagtaatgtctcttatcgatggcggttatgatgtcgtttaggaccttgagcgtggctgaggtgcacccatgaccagctctgaaaccagattgcatagtggagaaggtacggtggaagCTGTtctttaacttggctttcgaagaccttagaaagacagggtaggattgATATATgttctgtagcagtttgggtctagagtgtcaccccctttgaagtgggggatgaccgcagcagctttccaatctttgggaatctcagatgatacgaaagagaggttgaacaggctagtaataggggttgccacaatttctgcagataattttagaaagagagggtccagattgtctagtacGGCTGacttgtaggggtccagattttgcagctctttcagaacatcagctatctggatttgggtgaaggagaaatggtgtgGGCTTTGGCGGGTTTCTGTGGAGGGTGCCagacagttgaccggggtaggggtagccaggttgaaagcatggccagccatagagaaatgcttattcaAATTCTCAATTATGTGGTCGGAGACTCCATATGGAGGGTCTGACGCAATTGTGGAGCCGGAGGCTCGCATAGGCCAAATTGAGCTCTGTACCGTATCGCTATTTTGTATCAATGCGGTGGGCTCCGTATAGctctgcattgacatgattggttgaatgctaggtgggggcgggaggtcctgtataaacaagCTCACTTTCGTGACAACTTtcttgacaacagctctgcgctGCTCGTCGAAaagcaagaagtatgaatgccctgacttctacAGAGGCCGTATCAACGTAAATGCTGCACTGCCACTGCAGACGTCTGATTGACAATGCAGCGCATTTTAAAGGCCTCAGCCTGCTTCAGTTCAGCTGCCAAAGTTTGCTAGGCGAACCGAATGAGTTGCTCGCATTAAAGACATTTGCTtgaaaaacatagaaaaaatgtCAATAGTATTATTTGTCCATTGTTTGCCTCAAACTAGTCAGAATTAATCTAAAATAACTCAAGAAATCCACCATTAATTTTTGCGGAGGAGATCTTACTcacgcaattttacatctaactaagatgtttggtgcagtatttctcaatgaaCTAATATCAACAAAGACTTTAATGAAGAATTCCTACAGTTGACCAATCATGGATGAAGGGGAGTAGACTTTGGCTCCCAAACATCGGCTGGCCtcaaacaaaaaaaatgaatgtGTCCGAACAGCTAAAAAAAAACTTACCAAAGTCCAAAACAAAAATAATCACAAAATATTggcataatatatgcacaaactcttcTGAACTGTTTCGGCTGGGAAGCAGACGTCTGCCTGTGTGTTcgcgtgcatttgtgtgtgtgtgtgtacatttactGTCTGTTCTTCCTATATTGTGAAATCTTGTGCAGTGTACATTTACTGTCTACTTCTGCTTCCCTCACAGTGTGGAACCTGGTGGAGTGTACATTTACTGTCTACTTCTGCTTCCCTCACAGTGTGGAACCTGGTGGAGTGTACATTTACTGTCTACTTCTGCTTCCCTCACAGTGTGGAACCTGGTGGAGTGTACATTTACTGTCTACTTCTGCTTCCCTCACAGTGTGGAACCTGGTGGAGTGTACATTTACTGTCTACTTCTGCTTCCCTCACAGTGTGGAACCTGGTGGAGTGTACATTTACTGTCTACTTCTGCTTCCCTCACAGTGTGGAACCTGGTGGAGTGTACATTTACTGTCTACTTCTGCTTCCCTCACAGTGTGGAACCTGGTGGAGTGTACATTTACTGTCTACTTCTGCTTCCCTCACAGTGTGGAACCTGGTGGGAGTGTACATTTACTGTCTACTTCTGCTTCCCTCACAGTGTGGAACCTGGTGGAGTGTACATTTACTGTCTACTTCTGCTTCCCTCACAGTGTGGAACCTGGTGGAGTGTACATTTACTGTCTACTTCTGCTTCCCTCACAGTGTGGAACCTGGTGGAGTGTACATTTACTGTCTACTTCTGCTTCCCTCACAGTGTGGAACCTGGTGGAGTGTACATTTACTGTCTACTTCTGCTTCCCTCACAGTGTGGAACCTGGTGGAGTGTACATTTACTGTCTACTTCTGCTTCCCTCACAGTGTGGAACCTGGTGGAGTGTACATTTACTGTCTACTTCTGCTTCCCTCACAGTGTGGAACCTGGTGGAGTGTACATTTACTGTCTACTTCTGCTTCCCTCACAGTGTGGAACCTGGTGGAGTGTACACAATCAAACCTTGGCCtagaaaatgtgagtgttgactgCTGTGAAGAATTATCCTGTTAATACTTATTTCAAGTTGACTCAAATAAATATAATGTTTCATAGCTTGCTTGATAAGTGAGCTATGTATCTGTGgttacacactgacaggactgttGGGGTTTTATTTTGTGTGGGTGGGATATATGACCATAGAGGATATGCCTTCAGAATGtagtcataccccttgacttattccacattttgttatgcctcagcctgaattcaacattgtatctcacccatctacacacaatatcccataataacctacttaacataagtattcacacccctgagtcaatactttgtagaagcatattttggcagagattacagctgtgagtctttctgggtaaatttTTAAGAGTTtaccacacctggattgtgcaacatttacccAGTATTCCTTTCAACGCTCTTCGaactgtcaagttggttgttgatcattgctagaaaacattttcaggtcttaccatagattttcaagtagatttaaccACAAACTGTAACTccgccactcagaaacattcattgtcttcttggtaagcaagtccagtgtagatttggccttgtgttttaggttattgtcctgctgaaaggtgaattcatctcccagtgtctggtggaaagcagactgaaccaggttttccgctaggattttgcctgtgcttagctcagtTCAGTttattttatcctgaaaaactccccagtccttaacgattacaagcagaaccattacatgatgcagccaccaccatgcttgaatatggagagtggtactcaataatgtgttttattggatttgccacaaacataacaTTTTATATTCAAGACTAAAAGTGAATTGCTTGGCCACATTTTTCACAGTATAACTTTAGTtacttgttgcaaacaggatgcatgttttggaatatttttattctgttcaggcttccttcttttcactctgccaattcggttagtattgtggggtaactacaatgttgttgatccatcctcagttttctccagccgttaaactctgtaactgttttaaagtcaccattggcctcatggtgaaatccctgagcgttttcctttctctccggcaactgagttaggaaggatgcctgtatctttatagtgactgggtgtattgatacaccatccaaagtgtcattaataacttcaccatgctcaaagggatattcaatgtctgtttttacttttttttttacctatcTAGCAATAGGTgcacttctttgcgaggcattggaaaacctctttggtctttgtggttaaatttgtgtttgaaattcactgcccgactgagggaccttacagataacagtttggggtacagagatgaggtagtctttCAAAAATCATGCTAAACACAattattgtacacagagtgagtccatgcaacttattatgtgacttgttaagcaaattgtTACTAATttgggcttgccataacaaagggcttgaatacttattgactcaagacatttcagtttcCATTGAGTTAAACATTTGGTAAAACATTGACattatgttgtattgtgtgtaggccattgGCTAAAAAGAATGCAATTCGAATCCattttcaggctgtatcacaataacatgtggggaaagtcaagggctgtgaatactttctgaagatacTGATCATTCAACAAGTCTTAAATTACCTTTTTATATGAAGACGATTAACTATATATTGTGTCTCGGTGTCCCCCATCAGATGCctgtgatctcacactggacccaaacacagtaaACCAACAGCTCTCTCTGACGGAGGATAACAGAAAGgtgacacgtaggagagagacacaaccgtatcctgatcacccagagagatttgaggTCTGGAAACAGGTGCTGTGTAGAGACGGTCTGACtggacgctgttactgggaggtagagtggagtgggagaGGGGCTTACATAGCAGTGACATACAAAGGAATCAGCAGGAGAGGAAAGAGTACAGACTGTCTGATTGGATTAaatgacaagtcctggagtctGCAATGCTCTGACCAACATTACACGGCCAGGCACAATCATAATCCCACTTCCATAGAAGCCCCCTCATCCAGCTtccacagagtaggagtgtatctggactggcctgccggcactctgtccttctacagagtctcctctgacacactgacccacctgcacacattcacctccacattcactgagcccctctatccGGGGTTTAGGTTTTACTGTGACACCTCAGTGTCCCTGTGTCAGgtgtagggctgaccccatttagtctaCTGGTCGATCATTTGGTCGATAAGCTGTTGGTCAGCCAAGATTTATTTAGTCAAGCAGTggcaaatatatataaaaatgttaTGGCACGTGAGACAGCTGTTTGATTCacacctgtctgagtggacttATCCATTGTGGATGTTGCAGGGTTGGAACACCagtttttcacctttatttagccagttaggccagttgagaacaagttctcatttacaacagtgacctggccaacataaagcaaagcagtgcgacacaaacaacaacacacttacacataaacaaacgtacagtcaataacacgatagaaaaatctatgtacagtgtatgcaaatgtagaagagtagggaggtaaggcaataaataggacttaagaggcgaaataattacaatttagcattaacactggattgatagatgggcagatgatgatgtgcaagtagagatactggggtgcaaaagagcaagaggggaagtgtaacggccgttgttggtggaagaaggtgaggaccaaggtacAGCGtagtatgtgtccatatttattaaaatgaacacggaaataacaaaataacaaagagaaacaaccagaaacagttctggctggtgcagacacacaacagaaaacaccggacggacgggagactccggcagctccggagtgaagggagattctggcagctcctggctgactgacggctctggcagctcctggctgactgactgctcagggcagactggcggctcagggcagactggcggctctggcagctcagggcagactggcggctctggcagctaaTGGCAGACCGGCGGCTATGGCGGTTcagggcagactgacggctctggcaactcagggcagactggcggctctggcagctcagggcagactggcagctcagggcagactggagactctggcagcgctgggcaggaggaaggctctggcagcgctggacaggtgggagcacctgtagaaaggagacggagagacattctggtgcggggggctgccaccggagggctggtgcctggaggtggcaccggatagaccggaccgtgaagatgcactggaggtctcgagcaccgagcctgcccaatcctacctggctgaatgctccctgtagccaggccagtgcggcgaggtggaatagcccgcccTGGGCTGTGCTGACgaactggggacaccatgcgtagggctggtgccatgtaccccggcccgaggagacacactggagaccagatgcacagggccggcttcatggcacctgcccactctagcccggccgatccggggagctgggatgtaagcgcaccgggctaagcacgcgtactggggacaccgtgcgctccaccgcataacacggtgcctgaccagtacgactGACCacagtaagcacggggagttggctcaggtctcctacctgacttaaccacactccccgtgtgccccccccaatacatttttggggctgcctctcgggcttccagccgcgctgccgtgctgcctcctcataccgccgcctctccgctttcactgcctccagctcagccttggggcggcgatattctccagcctgtgcccaggggcccttgccgtccagaatctcctcccaagtccagttcTCCATGTATCGCTGCCTCTcgtcaccacgctgcttggtcctttggtggtgggtgtttctgtaacggccgttgttggtggaagaaggtgaggaccaaggtacagcgtggtacgtgtccatatttattaaaatgaacacggaaataacaaaataacaaagagaaacaaccgaaaacagttctggctggtgcagataCACAAcagaaaaggctacctaagtatgattctcaatcagagacaactaacgacacctgcctctgattgagaaccataccaggtcaaactcaaaaaccaacatagaaaaacttacatagactgcccaccccaactcacgcactgaccatactaaaataataacaaaggaactaaggtcagaacgtgacaggaagTTATAATATgcggatgaggtagttgggtgtgctatttacagattggc
It encodes:
- the LOC135536482 gene encoding stonustoxin subunit beta-like gives rise to the protein WNLVECTFTVYFCFPHSVEPGGVYIYCLLLLPSQCGTWWSVHLLSTSASLTVWNLVECTFTVYFCFPHSVEPGGVYIYCLLLLPSQCGTWWSVHLLSTSASLTVWNLVECTFTVYFCFPHSVEPGGVYTIKPWPRKYACDLTLDPNTVNQQLSLTEDNRKVTRRRETQPYPDHPERFEVWKQVLCRDGLTGRCYWEVEWSGRGAYIAVTYKGISRRGKSTDCLIGLNDKSWSLQCSDQHYTARHNHNPTSIEAPSSSFHRVGVYLDWPAGTLSFYRVSSDTLTHLHTFTSTFTEPLYPGFRFYCDTSVSLCQV